Proteins encoded by one window of Salmonirosea aquatica:
- the rpsR gene encoding 30S ribosomal protein S18, translating to MTLVNEPVEKNVNRKKYCRFKKAGIKYIDYKDPNFLLKLVNEQGRILPRRLTGTSLKYQRKVAQAIKRSRHLALMPFVADQLK from the coding sequence ATGACACTCGTAAACGAACCCGTTGAAAAAAACGTAAACCGTAAGAAATACTGCCGCTTTAAGAAAGCCGGCATCAAGTATATCGACTATAAGGATCCCAATTTCCTTTTGAAACTGGTGAATGAGCAGGGCCGGATTCTGCCCCGCCGCCTGACCGGCACGAGCCTGAAGTACCAGCGTAAAGTGGCTCAAGCCATCAAGCGCTCGCGCCACCTGGCCCTGATGCCATTCGTGGCCGATCAATTGAAATAA
- a CDS encoding Gfo/Idh/MocA family protein: MDNRRDFIKKATLASAGVAIGTRAMSAASYNRIIGANDRVRVGIIGFSNRFRSSLAPSFADHSKAMNFEFMGVSDIWNRRRDEAEAFFKGKPSAANDFVKCRNNDELLDRKDVDAVIISTADFQHALHSTAAIKSGRDVYMEKPFAESLEDAKLCLKTAEASKQIVQVGSQRRSAPNYHAANKFINSGEFGPISMVEMTWNVNQPGRWRLPELTKEIRKEDTDWDRFLMNRPKVAWNPRFYLEYRLFYPYSSGIPGQWMSHQIDTVHWFSGLNAPRSVSANGGVYVWKDGRVNADTFSAVFEYGPFDDPSKAFQVIYSSRMHQAAGDVKEYYYSNAGMINLDTNEITPEGGLQAGPAKAMGMKPNLLPKMKLGEVAKMETGANTGADPMTSLHMLNWMECIRSRKQPNAPARAGFNHAVANIMATQALHTGKRVTWDEKKSDIVVS, translated from the coding sequence ATGGACAACAGAAGGGATTTTATAAAAAAAGCTACCCTGGCTTCGGCGGGCGTAGCCATAGGTACGCGGGCCATGAGCGCCGCCAGTTATAACAGGATTATTGGTGCGAATGATCGCGTTCGGGTGGGTATCATCGGTTTCTCCAATCGGTTCCGGTCTTCGCTGGCTCCCAGCTTTGCGGATCACTCGAAAGCGATGAACTTCGAATTCATGGGTGTGTCCGATATCTGGAACCGCCGCCGCGACGAAGCGGAAGCTTTTTTCAAAGGCAAGCCTTCGGCAGCGAATGATTTTGTCAAATGCCGCAACAATGACGAACTCCTCGACCGCAAGGATGTGGATGCCGTGATCATCAGTACGGCCGATTTCCAGCATGCCTTGCATAGCACCGCCGCCATCAAGTCGGGTCGCGATGTGTACATGGAAAAACCCTTTGCCGAATCGCTGGAAGATGCCAAACTGTGCCTGAAAACGGCCGAAGCTTCCAAACAAATTGTACAGGTAGGTTCACAGCGTCGCTCCGCGCCTAATTACCATGCGGCAAATAAATTCATCAATTCCGGTGAATTTGGCCCTATTTCGATGGTAGAAATGACTTGGAACGTCAATCAGCCCGGCCGCTGGCGGCTACCCGAACTGACCAAGGAAATCCGCAAAGAGGATACCGACTGGGATCGCTTTCTCATGAACCGTCCCAAGGTAGCCTGGAATCCCCGCTTCTATCTTGAATATCGTTTGTTCTATCCCTACTCATCGGGAATTCCAGGACAATGGATGTCCCACCAGATTGATACCGTTCACTGGTTTTCGGGACTGAACGCTCCGCGTAGCGTATCGGCCAACGGTGGGGTATACGTATGGAAAGATGGACGGGTGAATGCGGATACTTTCTCCGCGGTATTTGAATACGGGCCCTTTGACGATCCTTCCAAAGCCTTTCAGGTGATTTATTCATCCCGGATGCACCAGGCTGCGGGTGATGTAAAAGAATACTACTACTCCAACGCTGGGATGATCAACCTGGACACCAACGAGATCACCCCCGAAGGAGGCTTGCAGGCAGGCCCCGCTAAGGCGATGGGCATGAAGCCCAATCTGTTGCCCAAAATGAAACTGGGCGAGGTAGCCAAAATGGAGACCGGTGCCAACACCGGTGCAGATCCCATGACGTCGCTGCACATGCTCAACTGGATGGAGTGTATCCGTAGCCGCAAACAGCCTAACGCTCCCGCCCGGGCGGGCTTCAACCACGCCGTGGCCAATATCATGGCTACGCAGGCGCTGCATACCGGAAAACGGGTGACTTGGGATGAGAAGAAAAGTGATATTGTTGTTAGTTAA
- a CDS encoding RagB/SusD family nutrient uptake outer membrane protein, with protein MKYENIIKPIKVLSLAACLMVSQSCNDILDEKVISNIGNDYINTTQGFQDAVKAAYSTLRYYYASQQGLTLSEYGTDIYATGADGGYKGFHFYDGQLNPTVDYLGNTWDELYRGVNTCNAVIDRAPDVTGVSDAVKKLRVAEAKFLRAHYYYILFMQWGPVDLRLTETLVPTKDTKRATDAEMYAAIIKDLNEAIADLEPKAQSTDYGRATKPAAETLLAKVYLAKGYSSVKAADDFSKAAELCNSVVNNYGFKLLDDFASVFDENNQMNSEVVFAVQYTSDPLSNLTNNTGSVNGGNNLHLFFGMQYDVQPGMKRDVFYGRPFKRLRPTSYLLNTVFADRTNDSRYKKTFRDTWLSNNPGTYNAASFDNSKTKVTFAAGDTAIYIPGVEWTQAQRAAKKYQVLVPSQYSEALFPTLQKFFDTKRPDLTYEAGSRDYFVFRLADVYLMLAEAQLKVGNIAEATKAINAVRYRAGWPGKKDNMLIAEKDMNMELIIEERARELAGEQMRWIDLKRWGLLIDRVKKYNPQAAVNIKETHTVRPIPQTQIDRSAKGTDGKSVFPQNPGY; from the coding sequence ATGAAATACGAAAATATAATTAAACCAATAAAGGTCCTAAGTCTGGCCGCATGCCTGATGGTGAGTCAGTCTTGCAACGACATTCTGGACGAGAAGGTGATTTCCAATATTGGAAATGACTACATTAATACGACGCAGGGCTTTCAAGATGCGGTAAAAGCAGCGTATTCAACGCTCCGGTACTATTACGCCTCGCAACAGGGCCTGACTTTGTCGGAGTACGGGACCGATATTTACGCTACTGGGGCCGACGGAGGTTATAAAGGCTTCCATTTCTACGATGGCCAGTTGAACCCAACCGTTGATTACCTGGGTAATACCTGGGACGAACTCTATCGGGGTGTCAATACCTGTAACGCGGTCATTGACCGTGCTCCTGATGTTACGGGCGTAAGTGATGCGGTAAAAAAACTTCGGGTAGCCGAAGCTAAATTTTTGCGGGCTCACTATTATTATATCCTTTTTATGCAGTGGGGCCCGGTTGATCTGCGCCTTACGGAGACCCTGGTACCCACCAAAGACACCAAGCGGGCTACTGATGCCGAAATGTACGCCGCTATTATCAAGGACCTGAACGAGGCTATAGCAGATTTGGAGCCAAAAGCACAGTCGACGGATTATGGACGCGCTACCAAACCAGCGGCCGAAACGCTTTTGGCTAAGGTGTACCTGGCAAAAGGCTACTCGTCGGTCAAGGCGGCAGATGATTTCTCTAAAGCGGCCGAACTTTGCAACAGTGTAGTTAATAACTATGGATTCAAACTGTTGGATGACTTTGCCAGCGTTTTCGATGAGAATAATCAGATGAATAGTGAAGTTGTTTTTGCCGTACAATACACTTCCGACCCGCTTTCAAACCTGACCAATAATACGGGGTCAGTCAATGGAGGTAATAACCTGCATTTATTCTTCGGGATGCAATACGACGTTCAACCGGGTATGAAACGGGATGTTTTTTATGGTCGTCCCTTTAAGCGGCTACGTCCTACATCGTATCTGTTGAATACTGTTTTTGCGGATCGTACTAATGATTCCCGCTATAAGAAAACTTTCCGCGATACCTGGCTGAGTAATAACCCTGGTACCTATAATGCCGCGTCTTTTGATAATTCAAAAACCAAAGTGACCTTCGCGGCTGGTGACACGGCTATCTATATTCCCGGAGTTGAGTGGACGCAGGCACAGCGCGCTGCCAAGAAGTACCAGGTGTTGGTACCCAGCCAATATAGCGAGGCATTGTTCCCAACGCTCCAGAAGTTCTTTGATACCAAGCGTCCTGATCTAACCTATGAAGCAGGGAGCCGTGATTACTTCGTATTCCGTTTGGCCGATGTATATCTGATGCTGGCGGAGGCTCAACTGAAAGTGGGTAATATCGCCGAGGCCACGAAGGCGATCAACGCCGTACGCTATCGGGCAGGCTGGCCGGGTAAGAAAGACAACATGCTGATCGCCGAGAAAGACATGAACATGGAGTTGATCATTGAAGAACGCGCCCGAGAGCTGGCCGGTGAGCAAATGCGCTGGATCGATCTCAAGCGCTGGGGACTTCTGATCGATCGGGTTAAGAAGTACAACCCGCAGGCAGCTGTCAATATTAAAGAAACCCATACTGTACGTCCTATTCCACAAACCCAGATTGACCGGAGTGCAAAAGGTACCGATGGCAAGTCGGTCTTCCCACAAAATCCGGGCTATTGA
- the hemW gene encoding radical SAM family heme chaperone HemW, with product MHLYVHIPFCRQACHYCDFHFSTSLRDKGTLVQAIASEIRLQKDYLPGRVLQTVYFGGGTPSLLTESELALLLETIGTHFQLRPDAEITLEANPDDLSEGTLRTLASQGINRLSIGIQSFHDPHLRFMNRAHSAEEAERSVKSAQDIGITNLTADLIYAIPSADDSLLQRDIEKMLSLEIDHISAYCLTIEPKTVFGNWVKSNKIQPIDDEYAAGQFELLMGTLQQHGFDQYEISNFARNQKYSLHNSAYWQRRPYLGVGPSAHSYNGASRQYNIANNAAYVREIAKSKLPFTLETLTPADQVNEYLLTGLRTRWGCRLELLQVLSNGQFLAQMGEEIFRLSEVGWLCSKDGVLLLTEKGKLFADRVAGSLFIED from the coding sequence ATGCATCTTTACGTTCATATCCCCTTCTGCCGTCAAGCCTGTCACTACTGCGATTTTCATTTCAGTACCAGCCTCCGTGACAAGGGTACGCTGGTTCAGGCTATCGCGTCTGAAATCAGACTGCAAAAGGATTACCTGCCCGGACGGGTATTGCAGACGGTGTATTTTGGCGGGGGTACCCCTTCGCTGCTGACGGAGTCGGAACTAGCCCTGTTGCTGGAGACCATTGGTACCCATTTTCAACTCAGACCCGACGCCGAAATCACCCTGGAAGCTAACCCCGACGATCTTTCGGAAGGTACCCTCCGTACCCTTGCTTCGCAGGGAATCAACAGGTTGAGCATTGGCATCCAGTCATTTCATGATCCCCATCTGCGGTTTATGAACCGGGCGCATTCTGCCGAAGAAGCGGAGCGCAGCGTCAAGTCCGCCCAGGATATTGGTATTACCAACCTGACGGCGGATCTTATTTATGCCATTCCGTCGGCCGATGACAGCCTCCTACAAAGGGATATTGAAAAAATGCTGAGCCTGGAAATCGACCACATCTCGGCCTACTGCCTGACGATCGAGCCAAAAACCGTTTTTGGAAATTGGGTAAAGTCCAATAAAATTCAGCCAATTGACGATGAGTACGCCGCCGGGCAATTTGAACTCCTCATGGGTACCCTACAGCAGCATGGCTTCGACCAGTACGAAATCTCCAACTTTGCTCGTAATCAGAAATACAGCCTGCACAATAGCGCTTACTGGCAGCGGCGACCCTACCTGGGGGTGGGGCCCAGCGCGCATTCGTACAATGGTGCCAGCCGTCAGTATAATATCGCCAACAACGCCGCTTATGTGCGGGAAATCGCCAAAAGCAAACTGCCTTTTACTCTGGAAACGCTGACGCCCGCCGACCAGGTCAACGAGTACCTGCTGACCGGCCTCCGTACCCGCTGGGGCTGTCGGCTTGAATTGTTGCAGGTGCTTTCCAATGGACAATTTCTCGCTCAAATGGGCGAAGAAATCTTTCGCCTCTCTGAGGTGGGTTGGTTATGCTCGAAAGACGGCGTACTGTTGCTTACTGAAAAAGGAAAGCTCTTCGCGGATCGCGTAGCGGGTAGTCTTTTCATTGAAGACTAA
- the rpsF gene encoding 30S ribosomal protein S6 translates to MNNQYETVFILTPILSEAQVGDTVDKFRSILTENGAELVHEENWGLRKLAYPIQKKSNGFYHLIEYKAPGTVIDILETAFRRDERIMRFLTVALDKHAVAYNEKKRKGLVGKKKEQAIDETQKPAAA, encoded by the coding sequence ATGAACAATCAGTATGAAACGGTGTTCATTTTGACTCCCATCCTATCTGAGGCCCAGGTAGGGGACACCGTTGACAAGTTCCGCTCAATCCTCACCGAAAACGGCGCGGAACTGGTACATGAGGAAAACTGGGGACTGCGCAAGCTGGCCTACCCCATTCAGAAGAAAAGCAACGGATTCTATCACCTGATCGAGTACAAAGCTCCCGGTACGGTGATCGACATCCTCGAAACGGCTTTCCGCCGCGACGAGCGTATCATGCGCTTTCTGACTGTAGCCCTGGACAAGCACGCCGTGGCTTACAACGAGAAAAAGCGTAAAGGCCTGGTAGGCAAGAAAAAGGAACAAGCGATCGATGAAACCCAAAAACCAGCAGCAGCCTAA
- a CDS encoding YggS family pyridoxal phosphate-dependent enzyme: MRIQKAIGQISQELGSKARLVAVTKTKPIGLLREAYEAGCTMFGENKVQEMVEKHEHLPQDIAWHMIGHLQTNKVKYIAPFVALIHSVDSLKVLKEIDKQAKKNNRIIECLLQVHIAEEESKFGFSEQEVLELLASDELGTLKNVRIVGLMGMATNTDAETQIRKEFRGLRTFFDSLKARENEQVSMRELSMGMSGDYRIAIEEGSTLVRVGSAIFGARH, encoded by the coding sequence ATGAGAATACAAAAGGCCATTGGCCAGATATCGCAAGAGCTCGGATCGAAAGCCCGGCTCGTTGCCGTTACGAAAACCAAACCCATCGGCCTGTTGCGTGAAGCCTACGAGGCGGGCTGTACGATGTTCGGTGAAAACAAAGTCCAGGAAATGGTCGAAAAACACGAGCATTTGCCCCAGGACATCGCCTGGCACATGATCGGCCATTTACAAACCAACAAAGTGAAATACATCGCGCCATTCGTTGCGCTGATTCACTCGGTGGATAGCTTGAAAGTACTGAAAGAAATTGATAAACAGGCCAAGAAAAACAACCGCATAATCGAATGTCTGTTGCAGGTTCATATTGCCGAGGAAGAAAGCAAGTTTGGATTCTCTGAACAGGAAGTACTCGAATTGCTGGCTTCCGACGAGCTGGGTACCCTGAAAAACGTGCGGATCGTAGGCCTGATGGGCATGGCTACCAACACGGACGCCGAAACCCAAATCCGGAAAGAATTCCGGGGACTGCGTACCTTTTTCGATTCGCTCAAAGCGCGGGAAAATGAGCAGGTAAGCATGCGTGAACTGTCGATGGGTATGAGCGGAGACTACCGGATTGCGATAGAAGAAGGAAGTACCCTCGTCAGGGTTGGCAGTGCCATTTTCGGTGCCCGCCATTAG
- a CDS encoding 3-keto-disaccharide hydrolase, translating into MKKNSSIFIVLLLSCLTQISLAQKSKDGWQDLFNGKDLTGWKQLNGKAKYEVKDGTIVGTSTMNTPNSFLTTEKDYGDFILELEVMVDDKLNSGIQIRSESTPDYMNGRVHGYQIEIDPSPRGWSAGIYDEARRGWLYPGDLNPLAKTAFKNNQWNKYRIEAIGTTIQTFLNGIPIAHLIDDMTPKGFICLQVHAINKPEQNGTQVKWKNVRIKTSNIKLSPSANIRIVNTIPNYLSPDEAAQGWKLLYDGKSADQWRAYGGTEFPQKRWSAKDGVISVAKSDGSETGNDLVTREKYGPGFEFEFQFKLTEGANSGVKYFVNENLDSKGKSGLGLEYQVLDDAKHPDAKMGVVGNRTLASLYDLIPAEKPGNSIKKIGEWNLGRLVVHPDGKVEHYLNGQRVLEYQRGGPIYRALVARSKYKDHADFGLAEKGNLLLQDHGDNVEYRSLKVKELKE; encoded by the coding sequence ATGAAAAAAAACAGTTCAATTTTTATTGTCTTACTGCTCAGTTGCCTGACGCAGATTTCCCTCGCCCAAAAATCCAAAGATGGCTGGCAGGATTTATTCAATGGCAAAGACCTGACCGGCTGGAAACAACTGAATGGCAAGGCCAAATACGAAGTAAAGGATGGTACCATTGTGGGTACCTCCACGATGAATACCCCCAATTCTTTCCTGACGACCGAAAAAGACTACGGTGATTTTATCCTCGAATTGGAAGTAATGGTCGATGATAAACTGAACTCGGGCATTCAGATCCGCAGTGAATCGACTCCCGACTACATGAATGGACGGGTACATGGCTACCAAATTGAAATCGACCCTAGTCCCCGCGGTTGGTCGGCCGGGATTTACGACGAGGCGCGGCGGGGCTGGCTCTACCCCGGCGACTTGAACCCTCTGGCTAAAACGGCATTTAAAAACAATCAGTGGAATAAATACCGCATCGAGGCCATCGGTACTACAATCCAGACTTTCCTGAACGGAATTCCCATCGCGCATCTGATCGACGATATGACACCCAAGGGTTTTATTTGTCTGCAGGTACATGCCATCAACAAACCCGAGCAGAACGGTACCCAGGTGAAATGGAAGAATGTGCGTATAAAGACCAGCAATATCAAACTCAGCCCATCAGCCAACATCCGGATCGTGAACACGATTCCCAATTACCTTTCTCCAGATGAGGCAGCACAGGGCTGGAAGCTTCTTTACGACGGGAAATCGGCCGATCAATGGCGGGCTTATGGCGGCACGGAGTTTCCCCAAAAGCGGTGGAGTGCTAAGGATGGTGTCATCAGTGTGGCCAAGTCCGATGGCTCCGAAACAGGCAACGATCTGGTGACCCGCGAAAAGTACGGGCCAGGCTTTGAATTTGAGTTTCAGTTTAAGCTCACCGAAGGCGCTAACAGCGGCGTGAAGTATTTTGTGAACGAAAATCTGGATTCCAAAGGCAAGTCGGGCCTGGGCCTGGAATACCAGGTGTTGGACGATGCCAAACATCCTGACGCCAAAATGGGTGTAGTGGGTAACCGTACCCTGGCTTCCCTGTATGATTTAATCCCGGCGGAGAAACCCGGGAATTCCATTAAGAAAATTGGCGAGTGGAATCTGGGACGCCTGGTGGTACATCCCGATGGAAAAGTAGAACACTACCTGAATGGTCAGAGGGTGCTTGAATATCAGCGTGGTGGACCAATTTATCGCGCTTTGGTGGCTCGCTCGAAGTACAAGGACCATGCTGATTTTGGTTTGGCTGAAAAAGGCAATCTACTTCTGCAAGACCACGGCGACAATGTAGAGTACCGAAGTCTGAAAGTGAAGGAGTTGAAAGAGTAG
- a CDS encoding PmoA family protein: MKKILLLPVLMLTAHLTNAQRVELTNNAAEKKVTVNVDGKPFTAYIYPGTETLKKAVLYPVRTAQGTVITRGWPMEPRPGERVDHPHHVGVWFNHGNVNGYDFWNSSNAVDRTKHKYGDIIHTGITNIKSGRGKGELDVTADWVSQDGDTFLKEKTSFIFTATGDERIIDRIATLTALEDVTFEDSKEGMFAIRLARELEHPSNKAEVFTDANGVATKVASLNNEGVTGKYRNKEGVEGDDVWGKKSAWTDLEGKIGSENISVAILDHPKNIGYPAYWHARGYGLFAVNPMGDKEYSSASAARNFALKKGDSVTLRYRMVVASHHLSDQEMNTLAADFAKVK; encoded by the coding sequence ATGAAAAAGATACTTTTACTGCCCGTTTTGATGTTGACCGCTCATTTGACGAACGCCCAGCGGGTCGAACTGACTAATAATGCAGCCGAGAAGAAAGTGACGGTCAATGTGGATGGAAAGCCTTTCACTGCTTACATCTATCCCGGTACCGAAACCCTGAAAAAAGCGGTACTATATCCGGTAAGAACGGCGCAGGGGACGGTCATTACGCGGGGCTGGCCCATGGAGCCGCGGCCCGGCGAACGGGTAGATCACCCGCACCATGTAGGGGTATGGTTCAACCACGGGAACGTGAATGGCTACGACTTTTGGAATAGTTCCAATGCCGTGGACCGCACAAAGCATAAGTACGGCGATATTATACACACGGGTATCACCAACATTAAAAGTGGCCGGGGAAAAGGCGAACTGGACGTAACCGCTGACTGGGTAAGCCAGGATGGCGACACTTTTTTGAAAGAAAAGACCAGCTTCATATTCACGGCAACCGGCGACGAACGCATTATCGACCGTATCGCCACATTGACGGCACTAGAAGATGTTACCTTTGAGGATTCGAAAGAGGGAATGTTCGCAATCCGGCTGGCGCGTGAACTGGAGCATCCGTCCAATAAAGCCGAAGTGTTTACCGATGCCAACGGCGTCGCGACCAAAGTGGCTTCCCTGAACAACGAAGGAGTTACGGGTAAGTACCGCAACAAAGAAGGTGTGGAAGGCGATGATGTGTGGGGTAAAAAATCTGCCTGGACCGATTTGGAGGGAAAAATCGGTAGCGAAAACATCAGCGTGGCCATTTTGGATCATCCCAAAAATATAGGGTACCCAGCCTACTGGCACGCACGGGGTTACGGTCTTTTTGCTGTCAACCCAATGGGTGATAAAGAGTATTCATCAGCCAGTGCCGCACGGAATTTTGCCTTGAAAAAAGGGGACTCCGTTACGCTGCGCTACCGCATGGTTGTGGCTTCCCACCACCTTTCCGACCAGGAAATGAATACCCTGGCCGCCGATTTTGCAAAAGTGAAATAA
- the rplI gene encoding 50S ribosomal protein L9: MEIILITDIAGVGYKNDIVSVKPGYGRNFLIPQGYAILANSSNRKIVEENVRQASHKAEKIKSDAEAIAAAIGDMVIDIPAVVGESGRIFGRVTNTQVADALQVRGIDIDRKKITVDEVKSVGTYTAVIDLHKEVKHNVTINVVPAE, from the coding sequence ATGGAAATCATACTAATAACAGATATAGCCGGTGTAGGGTATAAGAACGACATCGTTTCGGTGAAACCCGGGTACGGTCGTAACTTCCTGATTCCGCAGGGGTATGCTATTCTGGCCAATTCGTCCAATCGCAAGATTGTGGAAGAAAACGTACGCCAGGCCTCACACAAGGCGGAAAAAATCAAGAGCGACGCCGAGGCGATTGCTGCGGCTATCGGCGACATGGTCATCGATATACCGGCAGTAGTGGGTGAAAGTGGCCGCATTTTCGGCCGCGTGACCAACACGCAGGTAGCCGACGCCCTGCAGGTGCGTGGGATCGATATCGACCGGAAGAAGATCACGGTGGATGAGGTGAAGTCGGTAGGTACTTATACGGCTGTCATCGACCTCCATAAGGAAGTTAAGCATAACGTTACGATCAACGTCGTACCGGCCGAATAA